The DNA sequence ACCGGGAATGCTATCCTGACAATACTGATCGTTTGAGTTAAGGAATCTTTTAGGGTAGTCAATTGTTCCGGAGATAGTCCCATACTACTATAAAAATTCAAAGACTGCGTTATAATCTTATCTATCTCTTCTATGTCGAATAATACGGTATTGAGATCTAAAACCCAAAAGCCGATTAAAAGGATTAAACCTTTAGAAACAAGTGAAGCTACGCTGCCCAAGATCATAATATCGGTTAAAGATAATTCTCTTTTTATGCTATAACCTAAAGTTAGTCCCAGGATTCCAAAACCTAATAGGACCATAATCCCTTGCACTGGACCGGCTAAAATAGTTACCAAAATTCCCGATATAAAAGTCGAAATGATGGCAAACTTTATACTATGGCGTAAACATAAGATAATAATCGGAAGAGGGCATAAAAAACTTACCAATGTTCCCAGTAAGGGAATATAAATACTGATAATAAATAGAACGGCAGTAATTGCTGCTAAAAATGCACCCTCAACTATTGATTTAGTTGGAATTTGTTCAGTCAATAAAAACCCCTCAAACTAGAATTATTTTCCCCTAACAAATTTAGAATATCGATTATCAAAAAGAATAAAAAACCGGGAAGCAATATTTAGAATTCGTTATATCAAGCCATACTTAATGTTCAAGCATCCAGGATATACGCAATCCGATATACTACCTACTTATTTATTTCGCTACATAAGGAAGAA is a window from the Candidatus Atribacteria bacterium genome containing:
- a CDS encoding DUF2232 domain-containing protein; the protein is MTEQIPTKSIVEGAFLAAITAVLFIISIYIPLLGTLVSFLCPLPIIILCLRHSIKFAIISTFISGILVTILAGPVQGIMVLLGFGILGLTLGYSIKRELSLTDIMILGSVASLVSKGLILLIGFWVLDLNTVLFDIEEIDKIITQSLNFYSSMGLSPEQLTTLKDSLTQTISIVRIAFPVMIILASIFDTILNYWVARLILKRFGYKLVNFPPFHSWRASGSFFWSYLLGMVLIILGTAYKITLLNRIGINIQVFFTVVFLIYGLALTSFMLERLKIKNFLKWVVYILVCLQPLLSQIVTWAAMLDIWIDFRKIIATKKE